From the genome of Papaver somniferum cultivar HN1 chromosome 2, ASM357369v1, whole genome shotgun sequence, one region includes:
- the LOC113350732 gene encoding uncharacterized protein LOC113350732, which translates to MRFTLKFFLRYSLTGILPNTRPDLFKVKFKIKKMAHDCECRMKGTMWGSDYEVLILQYFLIQRRKLKQPRIIELFFYLPSNEEILLCCDGASRGNPGITRYGFVVRNQCGDFVFAESGGLGVTANYIAEFIASIRALEWATEHQRYKIILQSDSKACIHSLMQQKIPWFLLARWQRVQAKILSISCRHAYMEVNFSADHFAKKGVYLLKGQTITYEDRPSSLTIMEYPDQPCYRFK; encoded by the coding sequence ATGAGATTTACTTTGAAATTTTTCCTAAGGTACTCGCTAACGGGGATCTTACCTAATACAAGACCTGATCTCTTTAAGGTGAAATTCAAGATTAAAAAGATGGCACATGACTGTGAATGTAGAATGAAAGGTACCATGTGGGGATCTGACTATGAAGTTCTTATATTGCAATACTTTTTGATTCAGCGCAGGAAATtgaaacaacctagaattattgaGTTGTTCTTTTATCTTCCCAGTAATGAGGAAATTCTTTTATGCTGTGATGGTGCCTCAAGGGGTAACCCTGGCATTACTAGATATGGATTTGTGGTTAGAAATCAGTGTGGTGATTTTGTTTTTGCTGAATCTGGAGGTCTTGGGGTGACTGCAAACTATATTGCAGAGTTTATTGCAAGTATTAGAGCTTTAGAATGGGCCACTGAACACCAAAGGTACAAGATTATCTTACAATCAGATTCAAAGGCTTGCATACATTCTTTAATGCAACAGAAGATCCCCTGGTTTTTACTGGCAAGATGGCAAAGAGTGCAGGCTAAAATTCTATCAATTTCTTGTAGGCATGCTTACATGGAAGTCAACTTTTCCGCTGATCACTTTGCAAAGAAGGGTGTATATCTCTTGAAGGGACAAACAATCACTTATGAAGACAGACCAAGTAGCTTGACTATCATGGAATATCCTGACCAACCTTGTTACAGATTTAAGTAG